One stretch of Halobaculum marinum DNA includes these proteins:
- a CDS encoding MgtC/SapB family protein yields the protein MQGTGVGAAMAGPLATPAVRIVLAALLGLFMGLEREWSEKPAGIRTFSLTSIVGSVFALLARDAAYGEALLAVGGGLVVVQGVLLAVQGMRSSADRDPLSLTTAVSLLAAYGVGALVAAGYVLEGVTVAFVSSALLVLKRELHSVAGGLTRPELRSLIEFAVLAFVVYPLLPPGEVTVLGVPLEPRIAWLLVVTVAGIGIGNYALVRTYGGRGVAVSAFFGGFASSTAVVATMLDHASERPAARSYAVAGVLLADAAMAVRNLVIAVAFTVGAGTAGLVQIAAPPGVLAVGAVAVSAWIADWREPVAVDLASPFSLRRVLGFGVVFLAVLAASAVAQAQFGTAGLYASAVAAGTVSSAGATTSAVLLYRGGAIGADEAAVAVLLATAASVSVKAALAFAGPRGFARRVAFYSGVLVATAGAVAVGTTLV from the coding sequence ATGCAGGGAACAGGCGTCGGGGCGGCGATGGCCGGCCCGCTCGCGACGCCCGCGGTCCGGATCGTGTTGGCCGCCCTCCTCGGCCTGTTCATGGGACTCGAACGGGAGTGGTCGGAGAAGCCCGCCGGCATCCGGACGTTCTCGCTCACGAGCATCGTCGGCTCGGTGTTCGCACTGCTGGCGAGAGACGCCGCCTACGGCGAGGCGCTGTTGGCCGTCGGCGGCGGACTCGTCGTCGTCCAGGGGGTGTTGCTCGCCGTCCAGGGGATGCGGTCGAGCGCCGACCGCGACCCGCTCTCGCTGACGACCGCCGTGTCGCTGCTGGCCGCCTACGGCGTCGGCGCCCTCGTCGCCGCCGGCTACGTGCTGGAGGGGGTGACCGTGGCGTTCGTCTCCTCGGCGCTCCTCGTGTTGAAGCGGGAACTCCACTCGGTCGCCGGCGGCCTGACGCGCCCGGAACTCCGGTCGCTGATCGAGTTCGCGGTGCTGGCGTTCGTCGTCTACCCGCTGTTGCCGCCGGGGGAAGTGACCGTGCTCGGCGTCCCGCTGGAACCCCGCATCGCGTGGCTACTGGTCGTCACGGTCGCCGGCATCGGCATCGGCAACTACGCGCTGGTGCGCACCTACGGCGGTCGCGGCGTCGCGGTGTCGGCGTTCTTCGGCGGGTTCGCCTCCTCGACGGCGGTCGTCGCGACCATGCTCGACCACGCGAGCGAGCGGCCGGCGGCCCGGTCGTACGCGGTCGCCGGCGTGCTGTTGGCGGACGCGGCGATGGCCGTCCGCAACCTCGTCATCGCCGTCGCCTTCACCGTCGGCGCTGGCACCGCGGGACTGGTACAGATCGCCGCTCCACCAGGGGTGCTCGCGGTCGGCGCGGTCGCGGTGTCGGCGTGGATCGCAGACTGGCGCGAACCGGTCGCCGTCGACCTCGCGTCGCCGTTCTCGCTGCGTCGGGTGCTCGGGTTCGGCGTGGTGTTCCTCGCCGTGCTCGCCGCCAGCGCCGTCGCACAGGCGCAGTTCGGCACCGCCGGCCTGTACGCCTCGGCGGTCGCCGCAGGGACGGTGTCGTCCGCCGGCGCGACGACCTCGGCGGTGTTGCTGTACCGCGGCGGCGCGATCGGCGCCGACGAGGCCGCCGTCGCCGTGTTGCTCGCGACCGCCGCGAGCGTCTCCGTCAAGGCCGCGCTGGCGTTCGCCGGTCCGCGCGGATTCGCCCGACGGGTCGCCTTCTACAGCGGCGTGCTCGTCGCGACCGCGGGTGCGGTCGCCGTCGGGACCACGCTGGTGTGA
- a CDS encoding AI-2E family transporter, with protein MALSDVDWSRAAWWGVGAVLAAALTFVVYSFVGTFVFGVFIYYATRPIYNRIRRRIQPPSLAAATALFTMVLPALLLVGYAMLIVVNQLQNLQQQGANGTAVVDLSRLPLTESQVAAIQTQIDLLSDPTMLATIDWQQYVTVDRIADAAGSLGQAAGTLAFVGTAAIHLFVMLAIAFYLLRDGNRLSRYLVQFTDQAGVIDAYGLAVDRDLKSVFFGNILNAIVTATIGVIVYSLLNVFAPTGGSIPAAALVGLLAGAASLIPIVGMKLVYFPVAIFMAVRAVANDVTGGLVFVLAFAVASLVIVDTIPDLVLRPYVSGRSLHVGAVMLAYTLGPLLFGWYGIFLMPILLVLVVHFVRIVLPELLAGEPIRPFAVDPTHLTEEVQVVTESVDAGSGGTGAPGDGAPEGE; from the coding sequence ATGGCCCTCTCCGATGTCGACTGGTCACGCGCCGCATGGTGGGGCGTCGGCGCCGTCCTCGCGGCGGCGCTGACGTTCGTCGTGTACTCGTTCGTCGGCACGTTCGTCTTCGGCGTCTTCATCTACTACGCGACGCGGCCGATCTACAACCGGATCCGCCGTCGGATCCAGCCGCCGAGTCTCGCCGCGGCGACCGCGCTGTTCACGATGGTGTTGCCGGCGCTGCTGCTCGTCGGCTACGCGATGCTCATCGTCGTCAACCAACTCCAGAACCTCCAACAGCAGGGCGCCAACGGGACGGCGGTCGTCGACCTGAGCCGCCTGCCGCTGACGGAGAGTCAGGTCGCGGCGATCCAGACGCAGATCGACCTGCTGTCGGACCCGACGATGTTGGCGACCATCGATTGGCAGCAGTACGTCACCGTCGACCGGATCGCAGACGCGGCCGGCTCGCTCGGCCAGGCCGCCGGCACGCTCGCGTTCGTCGGCACCGCCGCCATCCACCTGTTCGTGATGCTGGCGATCGCATTCTACCTCCTGCGCGACGGCAACCGCCTCTCCCGGTACCTCGTGCAGTTCACCGACCAGGCGGGCGTCATCGACGCCTACGGACTGGCCGTCGACCGCGACCTCAAGTCGGTGTTCTTCGGTAACATCCTCAACGCCATCGTCACCGCCACCATCGGTGTCATCGTCTACTCGCTGCTCAACGTGTTCGCGCCGACCGGCGGCTCGATCCCGGCGGCCGCACTCGTCGGCCTGCTCGCGGGCGCCGCCAGCCTGATCCCGATCGTCGGGATGAAACTCGTGTACTTCCCCGTCGCCATCTTCATGGCCGTCCGCGCGGTGGCCAACGACGTCACCGGGGGGTTGGTGTTCGTGCTCGCGTTCGCGGTCGCGTCGCTCGTCATCGTCGACACCATCCCCGACCTCGTGTTGCGCCCGTACGTCTCCGGTCGCTCGCTCCACGTCGGCGCCGTGATGCTGGCGTACACGCTCGGGCCGCTCCTGTTCGGCTGGTACGGCATCTTCCTCATGCCGATCCTGCTGGTGCTCGTCGTGCACTTCGTCCGGATCGTCCTCCCGGAACTGCTCGCGGGCGAGCCAATCCGCCCGTTCGCGGTCGACCCGACCCACCTCACCGAGGAGGTGCAGGTCGTCACTGAATCGGTCGACGCCGGCAGCGGCGGCACCGGCGCCCCCGGCGACGGGGCTCCCGAGGGGGAGTGA
- a CDS encoding PadR family transcriptional regulator has translation MYDLTGFQRDLLYVIAGQDEPHGLAIKDELEDYYEKEIHHGRLYPNLDTLVDKGLVEKGERDRRTNFYTLTRRGRREIDARRDWESQYVDIEE, from the coding sequence ATGTACGACCTGACTGGGTTCCAACGGGATCTACTGTACGTGATCGCGGGGCAGGACGAACCGCACGGCTTGGCGATCAAAGATGAGTTGGAAGACTACTACGAGAAGGAGATCCACCACGGTCGCCTGTACCCCAACCTCGACACGCTGGTGGACAAAGGGCTGGTCGAGAAGGGCGAGCGCGACCGACGGACGAACTTCTACACGCTCACCCGCCGCGGTCGCCGCGAAATCGACGCGCGCAGAGACTGGGAGTCGCAGTACGTCGACATCGAGGAGTGA
- a CDS encoding amphi-Trp domain-containing protein, with the protein MPEEVLFKSESRQDRHDIAEHLRAVAEKLDGDGALTLSGGGGDSLTMQVPASATFEVKAERETGSGPDELSVEFELEWNEGEEGAGTDAGLSIE; encoded by the coding sequence ATGCCCGAAGAAGTGCTGTTCAAATCCGAGTCGCGACAGGACCGCCACGACATCGCCGAGCACCTGCGTGCGGTCGCCGAGAAACTCGACGGCGACGGCGCGTTGACGCTCTCCGGCGGCGGCGGCGACTCGCTCACGATGCAGGTGCCCGCGTCGGCGACGTTCGAGGTGAAAGCCGAGCGCGAGACGGGGTCGGGCCCCGACGAGTTGAGCGTCGAGTTCGAACTAGAGTGGAACGAGGGCGAGGAAGGCGCCGGGACGGACGCCGGGCTCAGTATCGAGTGA
- the coxB gene encoding cytochrome c oxidase subunit II → MTRTRLGSLLVGLVGLALLATPVAAQPSTTAGLINGLNSRLLYVAVPITILVEVILIYTVLKFRGSDEPAPTRENRRLEITWTVATAIVLLFVGAASYGVMADPDVTFTGGVDEIDASEGDVHVQTVAYQWNWRMNYETSNITELTASDIDTNAIPQAEGLEGPVIVVPVGQDLYFTTASDDVLHGFAVPKLGLKQDAIPGQENTIKTVANEPGVYQGYCTEYCGVAHSNMYFSVIVVEQDTYDAFVDRQTGGSDASASMTAPSGLGA, encoded by the coding sequence ATGACGCGTACGCGATTGGGGAGCCTGCTGGTCGGGCTCGTCGGACTGGCGCTTCTGGCGACGCCAGTCGCGGCGCAGCCGTCGACGACCGCGGGGCTCATCAACGGCCTGAACAGTCGGCTACTGTACGTCGCGGTCCCGATCACCATCCTCGTCGAGGTCATTCTCATCTACACCGTCCTGAAGTTCAGGGGCAGCGACGAACCCGCGCCGACGCGGGAGAATCGTCGCCTGGAGATCACCTGGACGGTCGCGACCGCCATCGTCCTCCTGTTCGTCGGCGCCGCCTCCTACGGCGTGATGGCAGACCCAGACGTCACCTTCACCGGCGGTGTCGACGAGATCGACGCCTCCGAGGGCGACGTGCACGTGCAGACGGTCGCCTACCAGTGGAACTGGCGGATGAACTACGAGACGTCGAACATCACCGAACTCACCGCCAGCGACATCGACACGAACGCGATTCCGCAGGCTGAAGGCCTCGAAGGACCGGTGATCGTCGTTCCCGTGGGGCAGGACCTCTACTTCACCACCGCCTCCGACGACGTGCTCCACGGCTTCGCGGTGCCGAAACTGGGGCTGAAGCAGGACGCCATCCCCGGCCAGGAGAACACGATCAAGACCGTCGCCAACGAACCCGGCGTCTACCAGGGCTACTGTACGGAGTACTGTGGCGTCGCCCACTCGAACATGTACTTCAGCGTCATCGTGGTCGAGCAGGACACCTACGACGCGTTCGTCGACCGTCAGACCGGTGGCTCGGACGCGAGCGCCTCGATGACGGCGCCGAGCGGACTGGGCGCGTAA
- a CDS encoding heme o synthase produces MGVYLLLVVGATTAVTDAAASCAAWPACGDGFALPTDTAGWVALGHRAVAVVVGLLVLATGVAAWRARPSTRVRAALTLSFLLYPVESVLGAYVATAGTAPVAVVAGVPVTLSALHLVGGLVVFGGLLAALAWELEARTGDPDEDRSATPAPEPAAEPIDDGPRPDVPAWTADPLRRARLTAAAYFRLMKPRLMWLLCLVASAAMALAGGPGLRVPVVAATLVGGALSIGASGTFNHVLERDVDRRMQRTSDRPLAVDLVSVRNAVAFGLLLTVISVGLFAWVNLLAAVLGLVAIVFYSVVYTLVLKPNTVQNTVIGGAAGALPALIGWAAVTGEVGLGGIALAALIFLWTPAHFYNLALAYKDDYERGGFPMMPVVRGETTTRRHIVWYFGATLAVGAAMVGLGRLDWLYAFAGVVVGAVFLWTIVRLHYERDEAAAFRAFHASNAYLGVVLLAVVVDALAI; encoded by the coding sequence ATGGGCGTGTACCTGCTGCTCGTGGTCGGCGCGACCACGGCGGTGACGGACGCTGCCGCCTCGTGTGCCGCGTGGCCCGCCTGCGGCGACGGCTTCGCGCTCCCGACCGACACCGCTGGCTGGGTCGCGCTCGGCCACCGTGCGGTGGCGGTGGTCGTCGGACTCCTCGTGCTCGCGACGGGCGTCGCCGCGTGGCGCGCTCGCCCGAGCACCCGCGTCCGCGCGGCCCTGACGCTCTCGTTCCTCCTGTACCCCGTCGAGTCGGTGCTGGGCGCGTACGTCGCGACTGCGGGCACCGCACCGGTCGCGGTCGTCGCCGGTGTCCCGGTGACGCTGTCGGCGCTCCACCTCGTGGGCGGACTCGTCGTGTTCGGCGGCCTGCTCGCGGCGCTCGCGTGGGAACTCGAAGCACGCACGGGCGACCCCGACGAGGACCGCTCGGCGACGCCGGCGCCCGAACCCGCCGCCGAACCGATCGACGACGGTCCCCGACCCGACGTGCCCGCCTGGACCGCTGACCCGCTCCGTCGCGCCCGCTTGACCGCCGCGGCGTACTTCCGGCTGATGAAGCCCCGGCTCATGTGGCTGCTGTGCCTCGTCGCCAGCGCCGCGATGGCGCTCGCGGGCGGCCCCGGCCTCCGCGTCCCCGTCGTCGCGGCGACGCTCGTGGGCGGCGCGCTCTCCATCGGCGCCTCCGGCACGTTCAACCACGTCCTCGAACGCGACGTGGACCGTCGGATGCAGCGGACGAGCGACCGCCCGCTCGCCGTCGACCTCGTCTCCGTGCGCAACGCCGTCGCGTTCGGCCTCCTGCTCACGGTGATTTCGGTCGGCCTGTTCGCGTGGGTGAACCTCCTCGCGGCGGTCCTCGGCCTCGTCGCCATCGTGTTCTACTCGGTGGTGTACACGCTCGTCCTCAAGCCGAACACCGTCCAGAACACGGTCATCGGCGGCGCCGCTGGTGCGCTCCCCGCGCTCATCGGCTGGGCCGCCGTCACCGGCGAGGTCGGCCTCGGTGGTATCGCGCTGGCGGCGCTCATCTTCCTGTGGACGCCGGCGCACTTCTACAACCTCGCGCTCGCGTACAAGGACGACTACGAGCGCGGCGGCTTCCCGATGATGCCGGTCGTGCGCGGCGAGACGACGACCCGCCGGCACATCGTCTGGTACTTCGGCGCGACGCTGGCCGTGGGCGCCGCGATGGTCGGCCTCGGCCGCCTCGACTGGCTGTACGCGTTCGCCGGCGTCGTCGTCGGCGCGGTGTTCCTGTGGACCATCGTCCGCCTCCACTACGAGCGCGACGAGGCGGCGGCGTTCCGTGCGTTCCACGCCTCGAACGCCTACCTCGGCGTCGTCCTCCTGGCCGTCGTCGTCGACGCGCTGGCGATCTGA
- a CDS encoding DUF7546 family protein, with protein sequence MSARTIGVSAGPLDLTFTPRELQVAALVFNVELVAVLAYFALTNASLSSPLFTLYGLVWVNVALVVFARYRPPVSDARTRRRAGGVAAGYALLLAVFGGVVGVAPPGTTPGVSLAMLPPGWGPALVVNVGVAAAVLMPAKVLGYAALAYLLYGTVADAASAGVAGVLGLFSCVSCSLPILAGAATAVVGGGGFVVSAVAGLGYGPSTLVFVVTVALLWWRPGAALFG encoded by the coding sequence ATGAGCGCTCGAACCATCGGCGTCTCCGCCGGCCCGCTGGACCTCACGTTCACCCCCCGAGAGCTACAGGTGGCGGCGCTCGTGTTCAACGTCGAGTTGGTGGCGGTGCTGGCGTACTTCGCGCTCACCAACGCGTCCCTGTCCTCGCCGCTGTTCACGCTGTACGGACTCGTCTGGGTGAACGTCGCGCTCGTCGTGTTCGCGCGCTACCGCCCGCCCGTCAGCGACGCGCGGACGCGCCGGCGAGCGGGCGGCGTCGCCGCTGGCTACGCCCTGTTGCTCGCGGTGTTCGGCGGCGTCGTCGGCGTCGCACCCCCGGGGACGACGCCGGGCGTCTCGCTCGCGATGCTCCCGCCGGGGTGGGGGCCGGCGCTGGTGGTGAACGTCGGCGTCGCCGCCGCGGTGCTCATGCCCGCCAAGGTGCTCGGCTACGCCGCCCTGGCGTACCTCCTGTACGGGACGGTCGCCGACGCGGCGAGCGCGGGTGTCGCAGGGGTGCTGGGGCTGTTCTCGTGTGTCTCGTGTTCGCTGCCGATACTCGCGGGCGCCGCGACCGCGGTCGTCGGCGGCGGCGGCTTCGTCGTCTCGGCGGTCGCGGGGCTGGGGTACGGTCCCTCGACGCTGGTGTTCGTCGTCACCGTGGCGCTGCTGTGGTGGCGACCCGGTGCGGCGTTGTTCGGATAG
- a CDS encoding helix-turn-helix domain-containing protein has product MIIAHYTIDHPFMRRTLRSLPDLDVKWEDSYTDNDGRMWMTGWLSGVPTDDVDAVIDADPSVGDRHLLTKSRGRDLYRLDFAEDYKSTSTRSVIAEVGGVNEVITADADGWQLKTQFPNREALEHVYGFCARNDIPFTLDRIYEQSDLYDAGGTTLTEIQHETLVAAVELGYLDIPRGASLAELAATLGVSESAASERFRRGTKRLVSEVLLE; this is encoded by the coding sequence ATGATCATCGCGCACTACACCATCGACCACCCGTTCATGCGCCGGACGCTGCGGTCGCTGCCGGATCTCGACGTGAAGTGGGAGGACTCGTACACGGACAACGACGGGCGGATGTGGATGACGGGGTGGTTGAGCGGCGTGCCGACCGACGACGTCGACGCGGTAATCGACGCCGACCCGTCGGTCGGCGACCGGCATCTCCTGACGAAGTCACGCGGGCGGGATCTCTATCGGTTGGACTTCGCCGAGGACTACAAATCGACCAGCACCCGGTCGGTCATCGCGGAGGTCGGCGGCGTCAACGAGGTGATCACCGCCGACGCAGACGGGTGGCAACTCAAGACGCAGTTCCCGAACCGGGAGGCGCTGGAACACGTGTACGGCTTCTGCGCGCGCAACGACATCCCGTTCACCCTCGACCGGATCTACGAGCAGTCGGACCTGTACGACGCCGGCGGCACCACCCTCACCGAGATCCAACACGAGACGCTCGTCGCCGCCGTCGAACTGGGATACCTCGACATCCCGCGTGGGGCGTCGCTCGCCGAGTTGGCCGCGACGCTCGGCGTCTCCGAGAGCGCCGCGTCCGAGCGCTTCCGTCGCGGCACGAAGCGACTGGTCTCAGAGGTGCTCCTCGAGTGA
- a CDS encoding DUF7344 domain-containing protein, with translation MSGARQSDRSGDEVTIDELLSALADARRRAVIRYFHDTLRVTATAEELAEELAGDVVAADSERLATVLHHASLPKLDKAGIVEYDPATRTARYRGEELRDPVRRLFDDVTAVVTA, from the coding sequence ATGTCTGGGGCGAGACAATCGGACCGGTCTGGCGACGAGGTCACGATCGACGAGCTACTCTCGGCGCTCGCCGATGCGAGGCGCCGGGCGGTGATCCGCTACTTCCACGACACACTGCGGGTCACCGCGACCGCGGAGGAACTCGCCGAGGAACTCGCGGGCGACGTCGTGGCCGCCGACTCGGAGCGACTGGCGACCGTGTTACACCACGCGTCGCTGCCGAAACTCGACAAGGCGGGTATCGTCGAGTACGACCCGGCGACTCGGACGGCCCGCTACCGTGGCGAGGAACTCCGCGACCCCGTTCGCCGCCTGTTCGACGACGTCACGGCGGTCGTGACTGCGTGA
- a CDS encoding DsrE family protein translates to MAKAAFVILAGTEGHEGLGRVVNALEGAREFVENDDEVEVIFDGAGTQWIAELPDEDHDYHDLFAAVEDEVSVCDYCATAFDVDEAVDDAGVARLADFDGHPSVHSLVDDDYQVLTF, encoded by the coding sequence ATGGCGAAAGCTGCATTCGTAATCCTGGCAGGCACAGAGGGGCACGAAGGACTCGGGCGCGTCGTGAACGCGTTGGAGGGCGCCCGCGAGTTCGTCGAGAACGACGACGAGGTCGAGGTGATCTTCGACGGCGCGGGCACTCAGTGGATCGCGGAACTCCCCGACGAGGACCACGACTACCACGACCTGTTCGCGGCCGTCGAGGACGAGGTGTCCGTGTGCGACTACTGCGCGACCGCCTTCGACGTGGACGAGGCCGTCGACGACGCCGGCGTCGCGCGTCTGGCCGACTTCGACGGGCACCCCAGCGTCCACTCGCTCGTCGACGACGACTACCAAGTCCTCACGTTCTGA
- a CDS encoding class I SAM-dependent methyltransferase: MSDDCDLSSDPLAQRVAVRDGYDDPELAEAYRQQRETHDVAVASHVDDLVAALDAGDRVVDVGCGQGVPVLNRLPSEVEGVGVDLSATMLETARERTDAALVRGDMTRLPVADATAAAVTAVTSTIHVPVAEHPTVYAEFARVLAPGGRLLLTAATGEEGWAGVNPDWLGSGGTMAWSFPGVDQTREHLRAAGFRVTAEHHLDETVSDDDSDGGSWALIVAELSEE, from the coding sequence GTGTCCGACGACTGCGATCTCTCGAGTGACCCACTCGCGCAGCGGGTCGCTGTCCGCGACGGCTACGACGACCCGGAGTTGGCCGAGGCGTACCGCCAGCAGCGCGAGACCCACGACGTCGCGGTGGCGTCGCACGTCGACGACCTCGTGGCGGCCCTCGACGCGGGCGACCGCGTCGTCGACGTGGGCTGTGGACAGGGCGTCCCCGTGTTGAACAGACTCCCGTCGGAGGTCGAGGGCGTCGGCGTCGACCTCTCGGCGACGATGCTGGAGACGGCGCGCGAGCGCACCGACGCCGCACTCGTCCGGGGCGACATGACGCGGCTCCCGGTCGCCGACGCGACGGCGGCGGCGGTGACGGCGGTCACCTCGACCATCCACGTCCCCGTCGCCGAACACCCCACCGTGTACGCCGAGTTCGCGCGCGTGCTCGCGCCGGGCGGTCGACTCCTCCTCACGGCCGCGACCGGCGAGGAGGGGTGGGCCGGCGTCAACCCCGACTGGCTCGGCTCCGGCGGGACGATGGCGTGGTCGTTCCCCGGCGTCGACCAGACCCGCGAGCACCTCCGCGCGGCCGGGTTCCGGGTGACCGCCGAACACCACCTCGACGAGACGGTGTCCGACGACGACAGCGACGGTGGGTCCTGGGCCCTCATCGTGGCCGAGTTATCCGAGGAGTGA
- a CDS encoding BGTF surface domain-containing protein, with product MNTSATGSAAYTTAGHLAFGVERAVGSFREGEYTLTLLKSGSVVDTLTLVVGTPRIGNLTVGYTGANTTFDSGEELGAAMNNGSIVTSGGIDQLGDYDVEDGDRTVLHPGTVVLAFDADRLSWAVDTNDSDASLAAFAAYLNRTGGALRAVQTNPTPSRRVKAVDLLDPDAGSLYTDPANDTYYLVADTRDLRVVHGDTDLGYPAADGAPAELYSGDRFAANLTLNATGGFDWADVHDRAAGADPASAETSFVVVDPDATLTNWPRDERVVLAAGEPVRGRTTLAPGSTLVVEAARADGTTTTRRVTVGANGTFDASLGTANATDGTRLTVTVRLPHRSGGVERRAVVRDPAATLSASVRGEDERQVAFDATVSHRSLVVVAEADGDVVGVHPRAPDTGYTGGLVSLAAADPGTLTVTVYRDVDRDGRLDAADVPYPNASTTVEYDPSESGRAAVPRSESGTSGPSVVGSTVTDSDAPTESSTPVPGFGVVVAAVAVAGATLVLSRRAN from the coding sequence GTGAACACGTCTGCAACTGGCTCGGCCGCGTACACCACCGCAGGTCACCTCGCATTTGGCGTCGAGCGAGCGGTTGGGTCCTTCCGCGAGGGGGAGTACACGCTCACCCTGCTCAAGAGCGGATCGGTGGTCGACACACTCACGCTCGTCGTCGGTACCCCGCGGATCGGGAATCTGACCGTCGGGTACACGGGTGCGAATACGACCTTCGACTCCGGGGAAGAGCTCGGGGCCGCCATGAACAACGGAAGCATCGTCACGAGCGGTGGTATCGATCAACTCGGTGACTACGATGTCGAGGACGGCGACCGGACGGTGCTGCATCCGGGGACGGTGGTACTCGCGTTCGACGCGGACCGCCTCTCGTGGGCCGTCGACACGAACGATTCGGACGCGTCGCTCGCGGCGTTCGCGGCGTACCTGAACCGGACCGGCGGCGCGCTGCGTGCCGTCCAGACGAACCCGACGCCCTCGCGTCGGGTGAAGGCGGTCGACCTCCTCGATCCCGACGCGGGGTCGCTGTACACCGACCCGGCCAACGACACGTACTACCTCGTCGCCGACACCCGGGACCTCCGGGTAGTCCACGGTGACACCGACCTCGGCTACCCTGCCGCCGACGGCGCGCCAGCGGAACTCTACAGCGGCGACCGGTTCGCTGCGAACCTCACCCTGAACGCGACTGGGGGCTTCGACTGGGCGGACGTCCACGACCGAGCGGCCGGCGCGGATCCGGCGTCCGCGGAGACGTCGTTCGTCGTCGTCGACCCGGACGCGACACTGACGAACTGGCCGCGCGACGAGCGCGTCGTGCTCGCCGCCGGAGAGCCGGTTCGCGGCCGGACGACGCTCGCCCCCGGGTCGACGCTGGTCGTCGAGGCGGCGCGAGCGGACGGCACGACGACGACCCGGCGGGTGACCGTCGGTGCCAACGGGACGTTCGACGCGAGCCTCGGCACCGCGAACGCGACCGACGGCACACGGCTGACCGTCACGGTGCGGCTCCCCCACCGATCGGGCGGCGTGGAGCGACGCGCGGTCGTCCGCGACCCGGCGGCGACCCTCTCGGCGAGCGTCCGCGGGGAGGACGAGCGACAGGTCGCCTTCGACGCGACCGTCTCCCACCGGAGCCTCGTCGTCGTCGCCGAGGCGGACGGCGACGTCGTCGGCGTCCACCCACGCGCCCCCGACACGGGGTACACGGGCGGCCTCGTGAGCCTCGCCGCCGCCGACCCCGGCACGCTCACGGTCACCGTGTACCGGGACGTCGACCGGGACGGGCGGCTCGACGCGGCCGACGTACCGTACCCGAACGCGAGCACGACCGTCGAGTACGACCCGTCCGAGTCGGGGCGGGCGGCGGTTCCCCGCTCCGAGTCGGGGACGTCGGGTCCGAGCGTCGTCGGGTCGACCGTGACCGACTCGGACGCACCGACCGAGTCGTCGACGCCGGTCCCCGGCTTCGGCGTCGTCGTCGCCGCCGTGGCGGTCGCCGGGGCGACGCTGGTGCTCAGCCGCCGCGCGAACTGA
- a CDS encoding ABC transporter ATP-binding protein, which produces MNDATVVRAVDARKAYDETVALDGVSLDVRAGEVFGLIGPNGAGKTTLVRALTGTADAEGTLELFGAPARESDRSRVGLLPQEFGPPERLTARELVAYYGGLYDESRPVDEVLADVGLAADADTWYEKLSGGQKRRACVATALVNDPDVLFLDEPTTGIDPAGRRSLWALIEELADGGVTVFLTSHSMAEVERLSDRVGLLRDGDLVAVGTPAELVAEHGGPARLVVAGPDVEAGADPLREAGFAVDVGADELVLGDVAPTDLADAVTALADAGVTYESLTWTEPTLEDVYLRLTGETFEGAFTPGASAVEGATGDATEEPVGDGADAGAAAATEVDQ; this is translated from the coding sequence ATGAACGACGCGACGGTCGTCCGCGCCGTCGACGCCCGGAAGGCGTACGACGAGACGGTGGCGCTCGACGGCGTCTCGCTCGACGTCCGTGCGGGGGAGGTGTTCGGCCTCATCGGCCCCAACGGCGCCGGGAAGACGACGCTCGTGCGCGCGCTCACCGGCACCGCCGACGCCGAGGGCACCCTCGAACTGTTCGGCGCGCCCGCCCGCGAGTCCGACCGCTCGCGGGTCGGACTGCTCCCTCAGGAGTTCGGCCCGCCCGAGCGCCTCACCGCCCGCGAACTCGTCGCGTACTACGGCGGCCTCTACGACGAGTCGCGCCCGGTCGACGAGGTGCTCGCCGACGTGGGCCTCGCCGCCGACGCCGACACGTGGTACGAGAAGCTCTCCGGGGGCCAGAAGCGTCGCGCGTGCGTCGCCACGGCGCTCGTCAACGACCCCGACGTGCTGTTCCTCGACGAACCGACGACCGGCATCGACCCCGCAGGCCGGCGCTCGCTGTGGGCGCTGATCGAGGAGCTCGCCGACGGCGGCGTCACCGTCTTCCTCACCAGTCACTCGATGGCTGAGGTCGAGCGACTCAGCGACCGCGTCGGCCTCCTGCGCGACGGCGACCTCGTCGCCGTGGGGACGCCCGCGGAGTTGGTCGCCGAGCACGGCGGCCCCGCCCGCCTCGTCGTCGCCGGTCCCGACGTCGAGGCGGGTGCCGACCCCCTCCGTGAGGCCGGGTTCGCCGTCGACGTCGGCGCCGACGAACTCGTCCTCGGCGACGTGGCGCCGACCGACCTCGCCGACGCCGTGACTGCGCTGGCCGACGCCGGCGTGACGTACGAGTCGCTCACGTGGACCGAACCGACGCTGGAGGACGTGTACCTCCGGCTCACCGGCGAGACGTTCGAAGGGGCGTTCACGCCGGGTGCGAGCGCGGTCGAGGGCGCCACCGGGGACGCGACCGAGGAGCCGGTGGGCGACGGGGCCGACGCTGGTGCCGCCGCCGCGACGGAGGTGGACCAATGA